A window from Tenacibaculum singaporense encodes these proteins:
- a CDS encoding cytochrome C oxidase subunit IV family protein yields the protein MGHAHESNTKRIWIVLAILTIVTTVEVALGIVKPASLHLHGWGTSWLNWIFIILTIVKAYYIAWAFMHLEGEKPWFRRAIVWTAVFLICYLVTLVLIEGGYLYDTLAPLVKW from the coding sequence ATGGGTCACGCACACGAATCAAATACAAAAAGAATTTGGATTGTTTTAGCAATCTTAACAATAGTAACAACAGTAGAGGTAGCTTTAGGTATTGTAAAGCCAGCAAGTTTACACTTGCATGGGTGGGGAACTAGTTGGTTAAACTGGATATTCATTATCTTAACAATTGTAAAAGCATATTATATCGCATGGGCATTTATGCACTTAGAAGGAGAAAAGCCTTGGTTTAGACGTGCTATCGTTTGGACAGCAGTTTTCCTAATATGTTACTTAGTAACCTTAGTGTTAATAGAAGGTGGTTACTTATACGATACATTAGCACCATTAGTAAAATGGTAA
- a CDS encoding SCO family protein: MKKQNYSYIGISLIVLLFGIYAIPKIVAHFQTANLHKFNKVPDFEFINQDEKTITNKDYEGKVYVVEFFFATCPTICPLMNAQMVEIQNEFMGNPNFGIASFSITPEIDTPHQLKEYAKNNGINHKNWHLLTGKPEDVVYDLSNEGFKLYAGKGEASHGGFEHSGLFALVDKDGYIRSRYDEHGNPIMYYRALDEHNFGNQISELKEDIKLLLKE; encoded by the coding sequence ATGAAAAAACAAAATTATTCATACATAGGTATTTCATTGATAGTATTGCTTTTTGGTATTTATGCAATTCCAAAAATAGTAGCACATTTTCAAACAGCTAATTTGCATAAGTTCAATAAAGTTCCAGATTTTGAATTTATTAATCAAGATGAAAAAACAATTACCAATAAAGATTATGAAGGAAAGGTATATGTAGTTGAATTCTTTTTTGCTACTTGTCCTACGATTTGTCCTTTGATGAATGCACAAATGGTAGAAATTCAAAATGAATTTATGGGTAACCCGAATTTTGGGATAGCATCATTTTCAATTACACCTGAAATTGATACACCACACCAATTGAAAGAGTATGCTAAAAACAACGGGATAAACCATAAAAATTGGCATTTACTTACTGGAAAGCCAGAGGATGTTGTGTATGATTTGTCAAATGAAGGTTTCAAGTTGTATGCAGGAAAAGGGGAAGCTAGTCATGGTGGTTTTGAGCATTCTGGTTTGTTTGCATTAGTAGATAAGGATGGATACATCCGTTCACGATATGATGAACATGGAAATCCAATTATGTATTACAGAGCCTTAGATGAACATAATTTTGGAAACCAAATTAGTGAGTTAAAAGAAGATATTAAGTTATTACTGAAAGAGTAA